A stretch of Paenibacillus peoriae DNA encodes these proteins:
- the psiE gene encoding phosphate-starvation-inducible protein PsiE, with amino-acid sequence MNALMKYIEKLPGFLQMILNISLFLVGLILSFLLLKETWSIFSYVFLYTEADKNYYEFTEELLVFFLYFEFIALIVKYFKTNFHFPLRYFIYIGITAVIRLIIVDHDDAKNTFWWSIAILVMVGSLLIANSKLLKRES; translated from the coding sequence TTGAATGCATTAATGAAGTATATTGAGAAGTTACCTGGTTTTCTGCAAATGATCTTAAATATCTCGCTATTTCTGGTCGGGCTGATTTTAAGCTTCTTACTTCTAAAAGAAACATGGTCCATTTTTTCTTATGTTTTTTTGTACACAGAGGCCGACAAAAATTACTATGAATTCACGGAAGAGCTGCTTGTATTTTTCTTGTATTTTGAATTCATAGCATTAATAGTTAAGTACTTTAAAACCAATTTTCATTTTCCATTACGTTATTTCATCTATATTGGGATTACGGCCGTCATCAGGCTCATTATTGTGGACCATGATGATGCTAAAAATACATTCTGGTGGTCCATTGCTATTCTAGTCATGGTAGGTTCTCTATTGATCGCTAACAGTAAATTGTTAAAAAGAGAAAGTTAA
- the pssA gene encoding CDP-diacylglycerol--serine O-phosphatidyltransferase, which produces MKWNWLPSLCTIANLGAGVLSLYFTIHEQYMTAFILVVVAALWDVLDGLLARLLHCSSDFGKQLDSLADVVSFGVAPAFLILLYKLGDTHWVGPLVAVLFVICGAVRLARFNLMAFSKGFVGMPITAAGVILSFMFLWSEHLKPGLLLALMVVLSFLMVSRIPFPSFKK; this is translated from the coding sequence ATGAAATGGAATTGGTTGCCCTCACTATGCACGATTGCAAACCTGGGGGCAGGGGTCTTATCCCTGTATTTCACGATTCATGAGCAATACATGACCGCCTTTATTCTCGTGGTGGTGGCTGCTTTATGGGATGTATTAGACGGTTTACTGGCAAGGCTGCTGCATTGTTCCAGTGATTTTGGCAAACAGCTCGATTCGCTGGCGGATGTGGTCTCATTTGGGGTTGCCCCTGCTTTCTTGATCTTGTTATACAAGCTGGGAGATACCCATTGGGTAGGACCACTTGTGGCTGTTTTGTTTGTCATATGTGGTGCGGTAAGATTGGCAAGATTCAACCTAATGGCTTTTAGTAAAGGCTTTGTGGGTATGCCGATTACGGCGGCGGGAGTGATTTTGTCCTTTATGTTTTTATGGAGTGAGCATTTGAAGCCGGGGTTGTTGCTTGCGTTAATGGTAGTGCTGTCGTTCCTGATGGTTAGCCGTATTCCCTTCCCGTCCTTCAAAAAATAA
- a CDS encoding AI-2E family transporter has protein sequence MVRNWMNHAGVRRIAVLAIIVLLLFMLRSMMNIMLLTLLLTILIGSIYNGVNKLVKRFVNVPSMVVLLLVYGLLILIMVWGVYRMVPLIIVQVKQVYLMIQQAYMYPDRNQWNETIIEFMDTLNVQRLFEPGLSAVMKVSQLGTQLLVSIILSLFFLMEKSYITRFTATFVDSKLGWFFKEVGHFGRMFLGTFGKVLEAQLLISLINCILTTIALWIMGFPNLLGLALIIFVLGLVPVAGVFISLAPLGLIAFSVGGIQYVIYLVILIVVIHAIEAYFLNPKLMSSKTNLPIFFTFVVLIFSEHLIGIWGLIVGIPLFVFFLDLIGIKRKQEKDT, from the coding sequence ATGGTAAGAAACTGGATGAATCATGCGGGCGTCAGGCGGATAGCCGTCCTTGCGATAATCGTTTTGCTGTTGTTTATGTTAAGAAGCATGATGAATATTATGTTGTTAACACTGCTGCTTACGATCTTGATTGGCAGTATATATAACGGAGTGAATAAGCTGGTCAAGCGGTTTGTCAATGTACCGTCAATGGTCGTACTGCTACTGGTGTATGGTCTGCTGATCCTGATTATGGTGTGGGGCGTTTACCGAATGGTGCCGCTAATCATTGTACAGGTCAAGCAGGTGTATCTCATGATTCAGCAAGCGTATATGTATCCTGATCGTAATCAATGGAACGAAACGATTATCGAATTTATGGACACACTGAATGTTCAGCGGCTATTTGAGCCTGGCCTGAGTGCAGTAATGAAGGTCAGTCAATTGGGAACACAGCTTCTGGTGTCAATTATTTTGAGCTTGTTCTTCCTGATGGAAAAATCCTATATTACACGCTTTACAGCTACGTTTGTAGATAGCAAGCTGGGCTGGTTTTTCAAGGAAGTGGGTCATTTTGGCCGTATGTTTCTGGGTACGTTCGGGAAGGTATTGGAGGCTCAACTGCTGATTTCACTTATTAACTGTATATTGACCACGATTGCGCTCTGGATTATGGGCTTCCCTAATCTGCTCGGTCTTGCGCTCATCATTTTCGTACTGGGATTGGTTCCGGTGGCAGGTGTGTTTATCTCACTGGCACCGCTCGGCCTGATCGCTTTCAGTGTCGGTGGCATTCAATATGTAATTTATCTGGTTATATTGATCGTGGTGATTCATGCGATTGAGGCCTATTTCTTAAATCCGAAGCTGATGTCATCCAAAACGAATTTACCGATTTTCTTTACCTTTGTCGTACTTATTTTCTCTGAGCATCTGATTGGAATTTGGGGCTTGATTGTAGGTATTCCGTTGTTTGTTTTCTTCCTTGATCTGATTGGGATAAAACGCAAGCAAGAGAAGGATACTTGA
- a CDS encoding DedA family protein, with the protein MEWAISMITQYGYIAIFALLALGIIGLPVPDEIIMVFVGYLSSIMVLNYSVSILVSFIGAMTGMMISYTLGKKLGQPLVDKHGKWVGLTPKRFARVKGWFARFGLWTILFGYFIPGVRHATSYLSGLSAMPVRKYMLVASAGSLIWTLIFISIGYIAGANINFH; encoded by the coding sequence ATGGAATGGGCCATCAGCATGATTACACAATACGGATATATCGCTATTTTTGCTCTTCTTGCTCTTGGGATTATTGGCCTACCGGTTCCAGATGAAATTATTATGGTGTTTGTCGGCTATTTATCTTCTATTATGGTACTGAATTATTCGGTGTCTATCTTAGTCAGCTTCATCGGTGCAATGACAGGGATGATGATCAGCTACACGCTAGGCAAAAAGCTGGGCCAGCCCTTGGTGGATAAGCACGGCAAGTGGGTTGGATTGACACCGAAGCGATTTGCAAGAGTTAAGGGGTGGTTTGCGCGCTTTGGGTTGTGGACCATTTTGTTTGGTTATTTTATCCCAGGAGTCAGACATGCAACAAGCTATTTGTCAGGGCTTAGTGCGATGCCTGTCCGAAAATATATGCTGGTGGCAAGCGCAGGTTCTCTGATATGGACGCTTATTTTTATCTCCATTGGTTATATTGCAGGGGCGAATATAAACTTTCATTAA